ACCCTATAGATGGTTGAGTTGACATTCAACTCAAATTTGCACTCTTCTTCATCTCTAAGATAAAAATGCCATTCAATTGGATGCGGTGATTTCCTAGTAAGGTTCTAAAGGCTATTGTTATTTGAATGAAAACACTCTTAAGTTTTGAGAGATCACCCATGTAGGTTCTTAATTTTTCAATATTCTTTATCTCCTCAACATTTACATCTACAAAAATAGGACCGAGAATGTTCTTAATATTTGTTTTCTATTCTACAATATCCTTGAGATTCATATCTTCCTTGAAAAGTGAATGCATGCGAAATATTGAgtttctcttaaatgcaaacaaCTATTTTCTAATCATTGTTGTATATAGCTCATGTGACCCtatcaaataaaaaatatgatgATATCTAGCATACATGTCACAAATGACttgatattaattttgatccaCTTATACACAATTCAACAAGATATTTAGAGCTTCAAttcttcttccaaaatatttttctACACATTGCAAATGTCTCTTACACTTCTAGAATGATCATTGAACATTCTTATAATTGAGTTGTAACTACTCTATGCTTTATCAATATTCTTAAGTAGTGATTCCAATATTTTTCCTAGCAATGAACTAATCAAATTACTTGCCAACCTCTTTTCTCTCGTCTCTATGCCTTCAATCTTCTTTGTTAGCacctcttctccttttcttctctcttCAAATTCCGTTTTTAGGTAAGTGACCCTTAAATTTGTAACCTTCAATTATTGTTTCAACTTTAATAACTCTTCTAATGAGATTATAGGTTGTGAATTAGGAAGTAATGCATTTTGGTGGTCAATTTCTCTCtaagcatttaattttcttttGTTAGTTTTTGTATGTCCACTTCTTGTCTTTGATGGACTTTTTTTTATGAACTTAGCACTATGAGATGTCAACTGTGAAGCTTGAAAAATAGTTGTATTTGATGGCCTTCTTATGTTTAAATTCCCACACAATTCATTTTGTTCTTTAATCATTAAAGGGTCATTGGTGGCTAGAAAAATTGACCAAATGACCAATACATCATGTTTACCATCAAAACCAAAGCTAAAATACAAATCCTTTGCACTTCATTCATCaacaatgacttcaatactctCTTGTCTTTCTAAAAAGAAAAGCCCATGGCTCAAGAAATATCTGAGCCTTCTAACAACAAAATACCACTATCTCATGAATTTTCTCCCCATGTAAGGGGTCATTTCTACCAATTTTTCCTTGACTCTCCTTGTTGTCTCCTTTGGGAGTTGCTTACTATTCTCCATTGTAACATCTTGAATGCCCATTTATTGTTGACATTGTTCAACAATTACTTTAAAAAAGAACtacttgaactcttttgaataataaaataataatcatcCATGAATTGGTTGCAGGACAATTCCTTTATGTCCTCAATTGCATCCCTTTCTTGTGTTAATGTGACTATGATTATTTTTGAGAGAGGGAACTTCTTTAAAAATTTCTATTGAGTATCAAAtttattattttcttcttcttggcctCCTAAGCTAGGCTCAAAACCAACATTAGGAAACACCATTGTTGGGTCCCTTCAAAGAGATAAGATATATAATGGTGTTATGACTCTTTGGATCTCAGAAATGATAGGGGTTGAAGATTTTTATGGTTGAGAGGATGATGAAGGTATTGAGGAATAAGATGGGGCAAAATTAGTAGCATATTGTACGACAAGGGGAAACGTGGGAACACTTGGGGCTAACCTTGGTAGTAAGCATCTACTTAACAGAAATGTAAACACATCTTTGTACTTAACCAAACCACATTTGCTAAAAATATCTCCCTCTCTTGCATTCTATCTTGAAAATTATTGAACCACCCTAAGTATAGGGTGTTGTATGCATATCCACTTTTTCCAAAAGACCTAATTTTGTTGTCTATTTTGAACTGTAGTCGGGGAAGACTATCCCACACATCATCCTTAATTCTTGGAACCTCATTCACGAACATGAAAGccaaatagataatcaaacatCCATACTTGAACTATTATTTTCTCTTCTTTGTTCTTTCCAAGCTCTCCAAAATTTGTTGCCTCAAAAGTTCAAAAACGTCAAATCTTTCTCTAGCTACCAGCATTTGATGCACAATGTGAATTGTTATCGTGGTGGTATAACTCTCACGGTTCTGGTAGTAGACTTTGTACACCAAACACTTTGTTACATACCAAACTCCTAGATCAACAATGTCTTCCAttgtgtagtgttgtaaattatacacctttattagtgtatcCAAAATCACAATCtcttagcactcattttagtacttCCCATTCCTcaatgcattataggacctttattgtaattaattaatatttaattcaatattatgattcttattccactttattacatcaacactttattatttgggcccttaaatcTAGGTGCGCCCTTTATCTTTTGTTatcttgatttatccttaatcctaccccaatttcaacttccaaaacatattttgcatatctatacATCATGTCTTGAGCCACCGAGCTAGAATTAACATTAGAACCCCATTATCTTGCATTTTAAAAATGTTTAGAAATAGTTGTTCGGACTAGGTAACCCCACACCTCCTGGTCATGTGCTTTCTACCCTTAATTTCAAGAGGATAATCGGGGAGTCTTATCCTATTCAAATCTAGATCCGTGTGAAAATACACTAAATATAAGTCATCCTAAAGGTGACTTTTATTATGAAGACCCTATATAAGGCATTCTGCTTGTTAAAATCTAAGAAAATAgatttaaactaaaataaaattgaaagagttagaacaaaatattggaaataaaatggacaaaataacaatACAAGAGAAACTTGATGTGAATTATCAAGGGAAAAATAACATTAAGAGAAATCTCCCAATATccaatatgaaaatacaagcaaggtagcatgtttatatagactcaagtgaggggtggaggtggcaataccggccaatgaggagagaccactatgatggtctaaacatagtaaatgcacctcctcatagcatgtagacacctcaatacccacttgtcttaagtaaacatactttattaacctaagcaagcttaattaaagtgtCGGAAAAACCTatgaaaaaggaaaataataaacccaactaggaaaataaaaaacctacactaacacccccccttaaccatagattaggtgggtgaaaatatgggtcccgacaaatgaaGCTTGATGAGGTAGCCATGTACATAGTCTTCCCCCCCAACAAAGAAGAATCTCCCTCCAATAAAGGAGAGTATGCcccccagagagagagagagagaactaagaagccccccccccccgcccccccaacaaaagagaacacctgttgcaccccaagaaaatatctcaaatgaatgaacttgatctcagtgaagggtttggtgaagatgtctatagTCTAATTTGATGTTTTACAGTATTGAAGATCAAGAACCTGCTCGTGAATCAGCTCCCAAAtgtagtgcatgtgaatctcaatgtgcttgaTCTACTGATGAGGAGCCGAACTGCAAGAAACCTGAATAGCACTTTAGTTGTCACAAAATATGATTGTAGGATTTCGAAAGGAAATACCAAACttagtgagaatattctgaagccaaatggCCTCAGTAGCAACATTAactgctcctcgatactcagccttattAGATGAAAAAGCAATAGTAGATTGTTTCTTGCTCGACCAAGAAACTggaccaaaaccaagagagaagtaATATCCTAAAGTGGACTTGCAATCCttagaatcacctgcccaatctaaatctatatatCCCACCAAGCCAATACACACGCATGCTGTATAATAAATCCCATAACTGTGAGTACCTTGTACATAGTGAAGA
The nucleotide sequence above comes from Cryptomeria japonica chromosome 11, Sugi_1.0, whole genome shotgun sequence. Encoded proteins:
- the LOC131860143 gene encoding secreted RxLR effector protein 161-like — encoded protein: MADYKPAPTPFLSGVKLEASCSSPLADATLYHQLVGSLIYLTHMRPDISYCMGLVSRFIQEPHEMHWKEAKQILHYVQGTHSYGIYYTACVCIGLVGYIDLDWAGDSKDCKSTLGYYFSLGFGPVSWSSKKQSTIAFSSNKAEYRGAVNVATEAIWLQNILTKFGISFRNPTIIFCDN